One Methylosinus sp. LW4 genomic region harbors:
- the rplQ gene encoding 50S ribosomal protein L17, with protein MYHRNKKRRFGRTHEHRQAMFVNMAQALIKHEQIVTTLPKAKDLRPIVEKLVTLGKRGDLHARRQAISRLRDVDLVKKLFDVLGPRYKERNGGYTRVLKAGFRYGDNAPLAVIEFVDRDVDAKGQDSGPVQTATEEAA; from the coding sequence ATGTATCATCGTAACAAAAAGCGCCGCTTCGGCCGCACCCACGAGCATCGTCAGGCGATGTTCGTCAACATGGCCCAGGCGCTCATCAAGCATGAGCAGATCGTCACGACTCTGCCCAAGGCCAAGGATCTTCGCCCCATCGTCGAGAAGCTGGTGACGCTCGGCAAGCGCGGCGACCTCCACGCCCGCCGTCAGGCCATCTCCCGCCTGCGCGACGTCGATCTGGTCAAGAAGCTCTTCGACGTGCTCGGCCCGCGCTACAAGGAGCGCAATGGCGGCTACACGCGCGTGCTGAAGGCGGGCTTCCGCTATGGCGACAACGCCCCGCTCGCCGTGATCGAGTTCGTCGACCGCGACGTGGACGCCAAGGGCCAGGATTCCGGCCCCGTCCAGACCGCGACGGAAGAAGCGGCGTAA
- a CDS encoding DUF4260 domain-containing protein, giving the protein MLSGPASGSVLGWPKILLRLEGAALMAAALSAYFGLGADWRLLAWLFLFPDLSMAFYLAGPRIGAIAYNSAHTTIIPFAVLGAGVALGQGLMISIALIHLAHIGLDRMLGFGLKYGTAFGDTHLGRVGRPPDPEA; this is encoded by the coding sequence ATGCTCTCCGGCCCCGCGAGCGGAAGCGTTCTCGGCTGGCCGAAAATTCTGTTGAGATTAGAAGGGGCGGCGCTGATGGCGGCCGCCCTTTCTGCTTATTTCGGCCTCGGGGCCGATTGGCGCCTCCTGGCTTGGCTGTTCCTCTTCCCCGATCTGTCGATGGCTTTCTATCTCGCCGGCCCGCGCATCGGCGCCATCGCCTATAATAGCGCTCATACGACCATCATCCCCTTCGCCGTCCTCGGCGCCGGCGTCGCTCTCGGCCAGGGATTGATGATCTCGATCGCGCTGATTCACCTCGCGCATATCGGCTTGGACCGAATGCTCGGCTTCGGCCTGAAATATGGAACCGCCTTCGGCGACACCCATCTCGGCCGCGTCGGGCGCCCGCCGGACCCGGAAGCTTGA